The following are from one region of the Cloacibacterium sp. TD35 genome:
- a CDS encoding glycosyltransferase, whose translation MKKVIFLIPNLKHGGAEKVLINLVNNLDKSKYEVTLFSIFDVGVNKEFLNKDVKYQYKFKKIFRANTYFFNLFSPEFLYRWFIKEHYDVAISYLEGPATRIVSGCKESETKKLAWIHIELNEQHKYIGFINIKEARKYYAGFNYIIGVSKKVIENFRELVLDDLPFKVLYNTNETEFIQEMGKEPAEINFDDSYINLISVAKVTKTKGFDRLIEVHKKLTQEGYRIKTHILGIGEDMSILKKRVKALHISDSFLFLGFDKNPYKYISKCDLYVCSSRREGFSTAVTEALVLGLPVVSTNVSGAAELLGENNEYGIVTENSKEGLYEGLKEMISNPEKRLLYKKRAIERGSFFSKENTVREVENLLESL comes from the coding sequence ATGAAAAAAGTTATTTTTTTGATACCCAATCTTAAACATGGCGGTGCGGAAAAAGTATTGATAAATCTGGTTAATAATTTAGACAAGTCTAAATATGAGGTTACCCTTTTTTCAATTTTTGATGTTGGAGTCAATAAAGAGTTTTTGAATAAAGATGTAAAATACCAATATAAATTCAAGAAAATTTTCAGAGCCAATACTTATTTTTTTAATCTCTTTTCTCCTGAATTTTTATACCGCTGGTTTATAAAAGAACATTATGATGTGGCAATTTCTTATTTAGAAGGCCCTGCTACCAGAATTGTTTCGGGATGCAAAGAATCAGAGACTAAAAAATTGGCTTGGATACATATTGAGTTAAATGAACAACATAAATATATTGGCTTTATAAATATAAAAGAAGCAAGAAAATACTATGCAGGATTTAATTATATTATTGGTGTTTCAAAGAAAGTAATTGAAAATTTTAGAGAATTAGTTTTAGATGATTTACCATTTAAAGTACTATACAATACCAATGAAACAGAGTTCATTCAGGAAATGGGAAAAGAACCAGCTGAAATTAATTTTGATGACAGTTATATTAACCTTATTTCAGTAGCTAAAGTAACAAAAACAAAAGGATTCGACCGGCTGATTGAAGTGCATAAAAAACTCACGCAGGAAGGCTACAGAATAAAAACACATATTCTGGGAATAGGAGAAGACATGAGTATTCTAAAAAAAAGAGTAAAAGCATTACATATTTCAGATTCCTTTTTGTTTTTAGGATTTGATAAAAATCCTTATAAATATATAAGCAAGTGTGATCTCTATGTATGCTCTTCTAGAAGAGAAGGTTTTAGTACGGCCGTTACAGAGGCTTTGGTTTTAGGTTTGCCAGTAGTAAGCACCAATGTTTCTGGTGCAGCAGAACTTTTGGGTGAAAACAATGAATATGGAATAGTAACTGAAAATTCCAAAGAAGGACTCTATGAAGGACTTAAAGAAATGATTTCGAACCCTGAAAAACGATTACTGTATAAAAAACGGGCAATAGAAAGAGGTAGTTTTTTTTCTAAAGAGAATACGGTGAGAGAAGTTGAAAATCTACTAGAGTCTTTATAA
- a CDS encoding glycosyltransferase family 2 protein — MISIIIPAYNAEKDIEKCINSVLHQTYKNLEIIIMNDGSTDNTKQIIEGLEKKDSRIIVIHKENTGVSDTRNVGLEIAKGDYIGFIDSDDEVNPEMYETLLLNMVKHNADISHCGFELVGENLSRVFNGSGKIYIQSQKETLVSLLKADLFEPSSCTKLYRREVIKNIKFDTTIKFNEDLLFNVEAFKNANKIVFEDLPLYKYIYNPLSASRSTPNYKIQESVLKVTELVYEKLQGLNIDNVRNQFYLNKLISVYRALYDDETHHSSLGIETKKRLKRSKDKFLDIRTIYLKYSLLYFSSLFKISRLIYDKTLGKNKKWKLPTPIN; from the coding sequence ATGATTAGTATAATTATTCCAGCATACAATGCGGAAAAAGATATAGAGAAATGTATAAATAGTGTACTTCATCAGACATATAAGAATTTAGAAATAATTATAATGAATGATGGCTCCACAGATAATACAAAACAAATAATAGAAGGCTTAGAAAAAAAAGATTCTCGTATAATAGTAATTCATAAAGAAAATACAGGGGTTTCAGATACCAGAAATGTTGGTTTAGAAATAGCGAAGGGTGATTATATAGGATTTATTGACAGCGATGATGAAGTAAATCCAGAAATGTATGAAACATTGCTGTTAAATATGGTAAAACATAATGCAGATATTTCTCATTGTGGTTTTGAGTTAGTAGGTGAAAATTTATCAAGAGTATTTAATGGTAGTGGTAAAATCTATATACAGTCTCAAAAAGAAACTTTGGTTTCTTTGTTAAAGGCAGATTTGTTTGAACCTTCTTCTTGTACAAAGCTTTATAGAAGAGAGGTGATTAAAAATATTAAATTTGATACTACAATAAAATTTAATGAAGATTTACTATTTAATGTTGAGGCTTTTAAAAATGCTAATAAAATAGTATTTGAAGATCTTCCTCTATACAAGTACATTTATAATCCTCTTTCAGCTTCTAGAAGTACACCAAATTATAAAATACAAGAAAGTGTGTTAAAGGTTACGGAACTTGTATATGAAAAATTACAGGGTCTAAACATAGATAATGTTAGAAATCAATTTTATCTTAATAAACTTATTTCTGTATACAGAGCATTATATGATGATGAAACTCACCATTCAAGCTTGGGGATAGAAACGAAAAAACGCCTGAAAAGATCCAAAGATAAATTTCTAGATATAAGAACAATCTACCTTAAATATTCTCTATTGTATTTTTCAAGTTTATTTAAAATATCTAGATTAATCTATGATAAGACCTTGGGGAAAAATAAAAAATGGAAACTTCCTACTCCAATAAATTAA
- a CDS encoding serine acetyltransferase — protein MRDVLYFFGQLLFLPHVLLFIFSKEREVIAKDIYAKKNFNPSLVHQIYSLSKELLTNKYFRTLFYFRTNGIVSKILRFFYPRNSSFIIDVNTKIGGGLQLAHPYATILNAEKIGENVYVNHLVTVGEKNGKRPIIEDGVKLYANSIVIGGITVGKNAIIGAGAVVVKDVPENAVMVGNPAKMTSS, from the coding sequence ATGAGAGATGTCTTGTATTTTTTTGGACAATTGCTATTTCTTCCTCATGTGCTGTTATTTATTTTTTCAAAAGAAAGAGAGGTAATAGCTAAGGATATCTATGCAAAAAAAAATTTTAATCCTTCCTTGGTACATCAAATATATTCCTTATCAAAAGAACTCCTAACAAACAAATATTTTAGAACGCTTTTTTACTTTAGAACTAATGGTATCGTTTCAAAAATATTAAGGTTTTTTTATCCAAGAAACTCTTCATTTATTATTGATGTCAATACCAAAATCGGAGGAGGTCTTCAATTGGCTCACCCGTATGCCACGATTCTGAATGCCGAAAAAATTGGAGAAAATGTATATGTCAATCACTTAGTAACAGTAGGAGAAAAAAATGGAAAAAGGCCAATCATAGAAGATGGGGTAAAGCTATACGCTAATTCTATTGTTATTGGAGGAATTACTGTTGGGAAAAACGCAATAATCGGGGCGGGAGCTGTGGTGGTCAAAGATGTGCCAGAAAACGCTGTAATGGTTGGAAATCCTGCAAAAATGACTTCTTCATAA
- a CDS encoding glycosyltransferase family 2 protein: protein MFNNKITVFTPTYNRAHTLERLYKSLQKQTFTDFEWLVIDDGSLDHTNLLIDKWQKESNTFPIRYYTKKNRGKHTAINYGLDLAQGELFFTVDSDDYLTEDALKKVETWASTLPQKEMFCGVVGNMGINHKITDNTIFEALFRDVNLLERYSEVSDKPIDGERAYVFFTEIHRNYKYPVFSNEKFITEAVAWNRMAKDGYKMRVYNDIIYIYKFLEGGLTLTGNKLFLENPKGYGLWLKEKAEFCDYSFLAKLKMVYSYFLSLKDKLSYKEIAENIGVNIGLIYILCFFYKGKRLLN from the coding sequence ATGTTTAATAATAAAATTACTGTATTTACGCCCACTTATAATAGAGCACATACATTAGAACGCTTATATAAATCACTACAAAAACAAACGTTTACAGATTTTGAGTGGTTGGTGATAGATGATGGCTCTTTAGACCATACAAATTTGCTTATTGATAAATGGCAAAAAGAAAGTAATACTTTTCCTATTCGTTATTATACAAAGAAAAATAGAGGAAAACATACCGCAATTAATTACGGGTTAGATTTAGCCCAAGGAGAATTATTTTTTACAGTAGATTCTGATGACTATTTAACAGAAGATGCGCTAAAAAAAGTAGAGACTTGGGCAAGTACTCTACCTCAAAAAGAAATGTTTTGTGGCGTTGTTGGAAATATGGGGATAAATCATAAAATAACAGATAATACAATTTTTGAGGCTCTCTTTAGAGATGTAAATCTACTAGAAAGATATTCTGAAGTCTCCGATAAGCCAATTGACGGAGAAAGAGCCTACGTTTTTTTTACTGAAATACATAGAAATTACAAATATCCAGTATTTTCAAATGAAAAATTTATAACCGAAGCTGTAGCATGGAACAGAATGGCAAAAGATGGTTATAAAATGAGAGTGTATAATGATATTATTTACATTTATAAATTTTTGGAAGGAGGGCTAACCTTAACAGGCAACAAATTGTTTCTAGAGAATCCTAAGGGATATGGCCTATGGCTAAAAGAAAAAGCAGAATTTTGTGACTATAGCTTTCTAGCAAAACTTAAAATGGTGTATTCTTATTTCCTTTCACTAAAAGATAAATTATCATATAAAGAAATTGCAGAAAATATAGGAGTAAATATAGGGCTTATATACATTTTATGTTTTTTTTATAAAGGTAAACGATTATTGAATTAA
- a CDS encoding glycosyltransferase — MNKISIIIPVYNVEKYLSACVESIIHQTYQNLEIILVNDGSTDACPQICDEYATKDQRIKVIHKTNGGLSDARNAGYEKVTGGYLAFVDSDDKVALDLYQNLIETSILYNADIVECRFLKFQDEKDLEKTIEHNKVEEFETEKALELLLKEDLRQVVWNKLYKSDVVNNLLFEKGKIHEDEFWAYQIFARAKKIVRVNKALYFYRQQNDSIMAEKYSVKRLAGIEAREKRIEFVKQKFPKLTSLAVQSFWHAALYNYQLITKNPNVDVDFNHRKNIVAKVKKYALSEYISEWKIKEQLWLKFFLVFPEQCSKIRIKILK, encoded by the coding sequence ATGAACAAAATAAGCATTATTATCCCCGTATATAATGTAGAAAAATATTTGTCTGCATGTGTAGAAAGCATAATCCATCAAACGTATCAAAATCTAGAAATTATTTTGGTAAATGACGGTTCTACTGATGCATGCCCCCAAATTTGTGATGAATATGCCACTAAAGATCAAAGAATAAAAGTAATTCATAAAACAAATGGAGGTTTATCTGATGCGAGAAATGCAGGATATGAAAAAGTAACAGGTGGTTATTTAGCTTTTGTAGATAGTGATGATAAGGTAGCTTTAGACTTATACCAGAATTTAATCGAAACATCTATTTTGTACAATGCAGATATTGTGGAATGCAGATTTCTTAAATTCCAAGACGAAAAAGATTTGGAAAAAACAATAGAGCATAATAAAGTAGAAGAATTTGAAACAGAAAAAGCCTTAGAACTTTTATTGAAAGAAGACTTAAGACAGGTGGTATGGAATAAACTATATAAATCCGATGTGGTAAACAATTTACTCTTTGAAAAAGGTAAAATTCATGAAGATGAATTCTGGGCCTATCAGATATTTGCCAGAGCAAAAAAAATAGTAAGAGTAAATAAAGCATTATACTTTTATCGTCAACAAAATGATAGCATAATGGCAGAGAAATATTCGGTTAAACGTCTTGCAGGAATAGAGGCTAGAGAAAAAAGAATAGAATTTGTAAAACAAAAATTCCCTAAACTAACCTCTTTAGCAGTTCAATCTTTTTGGCATGCTGCTTTATACAACTACCAGTTGATAACAAAAAATCCGAATGTTGATGTAGATTTTAACCATCGAAAAAATATTGTTGCAAAAGTCAAAAAATATGCTTTATCAGAATATATTTCTGAATGGAAAATAAAAGAACAGTTGTGGTTGAAATTCTTTCTAGTATTTCCAGAGCAGTGTTCTAAAATAAGGATTAAAATTTTAAAATGA